The segment CCGAGGACAGGGATTCCACGCAGATGCGCAGCGCACCCGTGAAGGCATTATCCGGCGCGTACTCCGCCATATAGATCCCTGCCCCGATCCCGATCGGAACGGAGATCAGGAGGGAGATGAACAGGATATAGAAGGAGTTGAACAGCACGGGACCAATCCCGCCGCCGGGATCGATCTCCTCCGGCTGCTTGATCAGGAAGTCCGGTCTGAGTGAAGGCAGGCCTTTGCTCAGAATGGTGAACATCAGCCAGAAGATCAGCAGCATGACCAGAACGCCCAGCGTATAGAAGCCGATGGTCGCCAGTTTATTACGCCGCTGGGCTCTGGCCGTATGGCGTGTGCGCGTGAATCCGTTCATCAGGCATCCCTCCGTTTGCGGCCCAGGAGCCGGATAATCAGAATCAGTACAAACGAGATCAGCAGCAGCAGGAAGGCCATCATATGCAAGGAATAGTTCCAGGTGGAGTCGAACTCCACGTTGGAGATCTGCATCACGATATTACTGGTCAGCACCGAGGTGGGTGCGAACAGGCTCTTCGCCAGCTGCGGCGTATTGCCGATGACCATCACCACCGCCATAGTCTCCCCGACTGCGCGGGTCATGCCAAGAATGACCGCCGAGATAATGCCCCGGCTGGCAGCGGGCAGAACGACGCGCATAATGACCTGCAGGCGGGTCGAGCCGAGCGCATAGGCAGCGTCACGGTATTTGCGCGGAACAGCCACAATCGCATCATCGCTGATCCGGCAGATGGTCGGCAGCACCATCAATGCCAGCACGAGTGCGGCGGCAAGCAGCCCGTCCCCGAGACCTTCTCCGCTGACTCTGCGCAGGAAGGGCAGCAGCACGGTCAAGCCCAGATAGCCGTATACAATAGAAGGAATGCCGACCAGCAGATCAAGCACCGGACGGATGAAGCTCTTCAGCCAATTCGGGGCAATCTCTGCACAGAGCACAGCCATCCCGACCGAGATGGGCACGGCGATGACCAGGGTCAGCGCGGTAAGCGACAATGTATTTACGATGAAGGCGGCGGCGCCGAAGGCATCCTCTTCCGGCGTCCAGTTGAACGAGAAGAAGAAGTCCTGCGGGGAGATGCGGGTGAAGAGCAGCAGCGCCGTTTTGCCAATGAATACAATAACTAGTCCCAGCACAAGACAGAGCGCAAGGATGCTGAATAAGAAATAATAACGGGAGATGCTGTTGCCCAGCAGATGTCTGCGGTGCCGCTTGGTGTTACGTTTAACTTCCTCTAGGCTTGTCTGTGTCTTTGCTGTCAGGCCATGAACCGGTGCCCCCATACTTTCCCTCCTGTAAGAGGCCAACCCCGTAGTTCCCGGAGCTGGCCGCTGTTACCTATCAATCTATTGTGCTTGCTTGATTCAAGGATCTTAGGATTGCATCGCAGAGATTGGAATGAACTTAAGCTTCTTAAGCGAGCCCTGCTGGAACTTCTTGCTCTGTACATATTCGATGAATTCTTTGGTCGCGCCGGTAGGCTGGCCCTTCGTCATGTAGTAGCCGTAGGCCCAGATCTTGTACGAGCCGTTGATCACGTTATCCGTAGTAGCTTCCACACCATTGAACTTTACAGCCTTGATATCATTGCCGGTTACATATACAAGGTCGATGTAGCCGATAGCGTTAGGCGTTGTACCTATAGCTGTTTTCATGTCGCCGCTGGAGCCGGTTTCCTTGTAGTTCTTCTCTTTCTTCACGATATCTCCGCCGCCCAGCGCCTTGGCCTGATAGTTAACGCGCGTACCGGAGCCGAAGGCACGGGTGATCACTACGATATTCGCGTCCGATCCGCCGACCTCTTTCCAGTTCGTGATTTTACCGGCGTAGATGCCTTTAAGCTGCTCTGTAGTCAGGTTGTCGACTCCGACATTCTTATTAACGATGGTTGCAAAAGGAATCACCGCGACCTTGTTCGCCACCTGTCCGTCAAAGGCCTTGAAGCCCGGAACATCAATGCTGGCATCCCAGTCGCAGGCTCCGATATCGGCAATCCCCTTCTTCACGGCCTGCGGTCCGGTCACGGAGCCTTTGCCGGAAGCGGCGATCTTCACTTTAGGGTGCAGCTTCTGGAATTCCTTAGCGGCCTGCAGCGTCAGCGGAAGCAGGGCCGTAGAACCGTTAACGGTGATTTTACCTTTGAGGCTGTCCGCTGCTGCGGCTACCCCTGCAAAGGATGCGGTAACCGCGATCACCGCGGTAAGTGCTGTAACTGTGAATTTTTTGAACATCTTCATGTCTGAATTCTCCTCCCGGCGGTGTGCGCCGATAAATGTTTTAATTAATTAGCAGCTTCCGGTGAGACTGACAATTGCAGCGCTTTGCCGTTCTGAATGACCAGTACCTTGCCGTCGCTGATAATAGCCAGCTTGCTGCCGTCTGCCGATACCGCCACTTCCGATACATCTTCAGCTGTCCGGTACAGTTCAACCGGAGCTGCACTGCCTGCAATAGAGTAGATTACCGTGCTGCCGTCCGCTGTAGCCCCGGAGACCACAAGGCCCGTGCTAATCCCTGTGGACCAGTTCACCTCTGCACCGAGGGCAACATCTGTGCTTTTACCGTCTGCTGCAATCAGCTTCAGTGTGTTAGCGGCATTGCCGTCTGCATCTGCACTCAGGTAGGTCACGCTGCCGTCTGCCAGAATCTCAGGATACAGCTTGTTGTCAGGCGTAGTAGTCAAGGCTGCCGGCTTAGCACCTTTGGTCGTAAGATCCAGCTTATAGAGCTGTTCTCCGGCCTTGCTGAAGTCTACGGTAAGTGAATCTTCTGTGCTGTCGGCATCATTCTTCGCGGTACCGGTGATGTTGACGATGTACACTGCACTTTTGCCGTCTGCCGATATGCGAAGCTCCGATTTGTTCTCCACTTTATCCTCAAGCAGAGCCTTGATCTCTCCGGTCTCTACTGAAATCTGTGCCAGCTTCTCCTGCTTGTCGCCCTGGACGAAATAGAGCGTCTTGCCGTCACTGGACCACACGATATCTGTCTTCACGCTGGTGTCCTTGCCGAGCGGACTGATTAAGCCGGTGGACAGGTTGATCAGCTTCAGCTGGCCGGTCTCATCGCTGAACGCGCCCCACTGCTGGTCGGCGGAGACTGCGAAATCCACCGCGCCTTGGCTAGAAGAGAACAGATCATAGTTGCCTGGAGTCTGGGTGAATTTATAGAGCAGGGTGGATTCAGCGTCGCTTCTGTTCGCAATCAGGCCGCCGTCAGCGCTCCAGTGAAGAGTATCGAATGAACCGGCGGGCCGGGCAAAGCTCAGAATCGTATGGGCATCGGCCACAAGCTCACCGCCAAGCGCCGTAACCAGCTTCGTCAGCTCCACATACGTTTTGCTGTTACGTACAACCGGGGCCACTGTGAATTCCAGGGTTTCGCCATCCACCTGATAGCTTTTCACGCCAGGCTGGAGCTGTACACTATGTAGACCTTTGCTGTCATTCAGCTGGATTCCGCTGCTGCCGTGCACAAATCCTGCTCCCAGCTCTGCGGCTACCTGGCTCAATGAATAGAGCTTGTATCCGCCGCTGTTAATGGTGCTGAGTGTAACCGGCGTACCGTTGATGCTCCAGGACATGCTGCCCTCTACGGCTGCTGTTTTCACAGCTGCGGCACTTACTTGGCTGCTTGTGGCCAGAACACTAACAGCTCCCCCTGTTACGAGAAGTGCAGAAGCCAGAGCCGCGCCGATCCATTTACTATTCTTCAATTAGATTCACCCTTTTCCTATAGGTAACTGCTAATGTTATTTTCGTCTACGAGTGTCAATTCTGTTGCGCAGGAATGTTATGGAAATATTAACTGTAAAAATAATTACAAGCCCAAACCAAAGAAGACCCGCCCGGGAACCCTCCCGGACCGGCCTATTGTAAATCCTGTGTTAATTCACAATCCACGTCACGATAATCTCGTTCCCGCCGCGCTCTGATTCCGAGGGACTGCCAATAATAGAATACGAATAAGAGCCGTTCACTTTGCCGTTAATCAGCAGGTTATGGCTGTCGACAAGCTCTGTACCGAGTTCCAGCTCCTTCTCTCTTACATACTTCTGATATGTAGTTCCAAGAGCGGCCATGCTCTCCTTCGTCTGATAGATCAGCATGGAGGATTTCTTCCCCTCTGACTGTTCACCTTGGGTAAAAGTAATACCTGCCCCTTCGGGAATCGGCAGATCCTCCGGCAAATATTGCCTTGCCTCCGTCTTCTCGTCTGCCAAGGTATGAAACCGTCCGCCACTGCCAGACTTGTCCGCACCGCCGCAGCCGCTAAGTCCAGCCGCAGCCAGCAGAGCTGCCAGAGGAAGGAGCAGCTTATGTCCTGCCATAATTCCACCGCCTTTAGTGAATTGGGTTTCAGGATGCCGGTAACCATAGGATGTCCCTTTTATTACCCGGATGAGGGGTGGGAGTAACGGATAATCCTTACAATTTTATTTACTTTTGAGCAGGGAATCAGTAGTATAATGAGTGAGCGCTCACTCATTATTATGGCGGATGGAGGAGATTGGTATGGATGAGGGGAAGCCTGTCATTGCGGTTACTCATGTGAACCGGGCTTTTGGTAATAAAACGGTGTTGAAGGATATTACGCTTCAGGTGAATCAGGCAGAGACCTTCGGGATTCTGGGGCCATCCGGCTCCGGCAAAACCACGCTGGTCAAGCTGCTTACAGGTATAGACGAGGTAACCTCCGGTGAGGTCACCGTGCTGGGGGTGCGGATGCCGAAGCTTGCCATGCTCCAGCAAATCGGATATATGGCCCAGTCGGATGCCTTGTATAACGAGCTTAGCGCCAAGGAGAATCTGGAGTTCTTCGCCGCGCTCTATGGACTGAAGGGAGGCGACCGCACGCGGCGGATCGGGGATGTGATGGAACTGGTGAACCTGCAGGAGCATCTGCGGAGGCGGGTGGACCAATATTCCGGCGGCATGAAGCGCCGGCTGTCCCTGGCGATTGCCCTGCTGCACGAGCCGCCGCTGCTGCTGCTGGATGAACCGACCGTCGGCATCGATCCGGTGCTGCGCCAGTCCATCTGGAAGGAGCTGAAGGCGCTGAACCGCAAGGGAACAACGATTGTGCTGACTACGCATGTGATGGATGAGGCGGAGAAATGTGACCGGCTGGCGATGATCCGGGACGGCGTGCTGCTGGCGGCTGATACTCCGGCCGGACTGCTTGAGGCTACCGGCACCGCCAGCATTGAAGAAGCCTTCCTCTGCTATGGAGGTGTAC is part of the Paenibacillus sp. FSL M7-0420 genome and harbors:
- a CDS encoding stalk domain-containing protein, which codes for MKNSKWIGAALASALLVTGGAVSVLATSSQVSAAAVKTAAVEGSMSWSINGTPVTLSTINSGGYKLYSLSQVAAELGAGFVHGSSGIQLNDSKGLHSVQLQPGVKSYQVDGETLEFTVAPVVRNSKTYVELTKLVTALGGELVADAHTILSFARPAGSFDTLHWSADGGLIANRSDAESTLLYKFTQTPGNYDLFSSSQGAVDFAVSADQQWGAFSDETGQLKLINLSTGLISPLGKDTSVKTDIVWSSDGKTLYFVQGDKQEKLAQISVETGEIKALLEDKVENKSELRISADGKSAVYIVNITGTAKNDADSTEDSLTVDFSKAGEQLYKLDLTTKGAKPAALTTTPDNKLYPEILADGSVTYLSADADGNAANTLKLIAADGKSTDVALGAEVNWSTGISTGLVVSGATADGSTVIYSIAGSAAPVELYRTAEDVSEVAVSADGSKLAIISDGKVLVIQNGKALQLSVSPEAAN
- the pstC gene encoding phosphate ABC transporter permease subunit PstC, which translates into the protein MGAPVHGLTAKTQTSLEEVKRNTKRHRRHLLGNSISRYYFLFSILALCLVLGLVIVFIGKTALLLFTRISPQDFFFSFNWTPEEDAFGAAAFIVNTLSLTALTLVIAVPISVGMAVLCAEIAPNWLKSFIRPVLDLLVGIPSIVYGYLGLTVLLPFLRRVSGEGLGDGLLAAALVLALMVLPTICRISDDAIVAVPRKYRDAAYALGSTRLQVIMRVVLPAASRGIISAVILGMTRAVGETMAVVMVIGNTPQLAKSLFAPTSVLTSNIVMQISNVEFDSTWNYSLHMMAFLLLLISFVLILIIRLLGRKRRDA
- a CDS encoding phosphate ABC transporter substrate-binding protein, whose product is MKMFKKFTVTALTAVIAVTASFAGVAAAADSLKGKITVNGSTALLPLTLQAAKEFQKLHPKVKIAASGKGSVTGPQAVKKGIADIGACDWDASIDVPGFKAFDGQVANKVAVIPFATIVNKNVGVDNLTTEQLKGIYAGKITNWKEVGGSDANIVVITRAFGSGTRVNYQAKALGGGDIVKKEKNYKETGSSGDMKTAIGTTPNAIGYIDLVYVTGNDIKAVKFNGVEATTDNVINGSYKIWAYGYYMTKGQPTGATKEFIEYVQSKKFQQGSLKKLKFIPISAMQS
- a CDS encoding ABC transporter ATP-binding protein, with product MDEGKPVIAVTHVNRAFGNKTVLKDITLQVNQAETFGILGPSGSGKTTLVKLLTGIDEVTSGEVTVLGVRMPKLAMLQQIGYMAQSDALYNELSAKENLEFFAALYGLKGGDRTRRIGDVMELVNLQEHLRRRVDQYSGGMKRRLSLAIALLHEPPLLLLDEPTVGIDPVLRQSIWKELKALNRKGTTIVLTTHVMDEAEKCDRLAMIRDGVLLAADTPAGLLEATGTASIEEAFLCYGGVRR